The Symphalangus syndactylus isolate Jambi chromosome 3, NHGRI_mSymSyn1-v2.1_pri, whole genome shotgun sequence genome has a segment encoding these proteins:
- the ABHD17B gene encoding alpha/beta hydrolase domain-containing protein 17B isoform X2, with translation MNNLSFSELCCLFCCPPCPGKIASKLAFLPPDPTYTLMCDESGSRWTLHLSERADWQYSSREKDAIECFMTRTSKGNRIACMFVRCSPNAKYTLLFSHGNAVDLGQMSSFYIGLGSRINCNIFSYDYSGYGASSGKPTEKNLYADIEAAWLALRTRYGIRPENVIIYGQSIGTVPSVDLAARYESAAVILHSPLTSGMRVAFPDTKKTYCFDAFPNIDKISKITSPVLIIHGTEDEVIDFSHGLALFERCQRPVEPLWVEGAGHNDVELYGQYLERLKQFVSQELVQKHKEGK, from the exons atGAATAATCTTTCATTTAGTGAGCTATGTTGCCTCTTCTGCTGTCCACCTTGTCCAGGGAAAATTGCTTCAAAATTAGCGTTTTTGCCACCTGATCCAACTTACACACTGATGTGTGATGAAAGCGGAAGCCGTTGGACTTTACATCTGTCTGAACGAGCAGACTGGCAGTATTCTTCTAGAGAAAAAGATGCTATTGAGTGTTTCATGACTAGAACCAGTAAAGGCAACAGAATTGCCTGTATGTTTGTACGTTGCTCACCCAATGCAAAATACACTTTACTCTTCTCACATGGAAATGCTGTTGATCTTGGTCAAATGAGCAGCTTTTACATAGGACTAGGATCACGGATTAATTGTAATATATTCTCATATGATTATTCTGGATATGGTGCCAGTTCCGGGAAACCCACAGAGAAGAACCTCTATGCAGACATTGAAGCTGCTTGGCTTGCTCTTAGGACAAG ATATGGCATTCGCCCTGAAAATGTGATTATATATGGCCAAAGTATAGGGACAGTACCATCTGTGGATCTTGCTGCTCGATATGAGAGTGCTGCTGTTATTCTTCATTCTCCTCTGACCTCAGGAATGCGAGTTGCCTTTCCTGATACCAAGAAGACCTACTGTTTTGATGCATTCCCAAA CATTGACAAAATCTCTAAGATAACCTCTCCAGTTTTAATAATTCATGGGACTGAAGATGAAGTCATTGACTTTTCACATGGCCTTGCATTGTTTGAACGTTGCCAAAGACCTGTGGAGCCTCTCTGGGTTGAAGGAGCAGGTCACAATGATGTGGAACTTTATGGACAGTATCTTGAAAGGTTGAAACAGTTTGTGTCACAGGAACTg gtgcagaaacataaagaagggAAGTGA
- the ABHD17B gene encoding alpha/beta hydrolase domain-containing protein 17B isoform X1 — protein sequence MSMNNLSFSELCCLFCCPPCPGKIASKLAFLPPDPTYTLMCDESGSRWTLHLSERADWQYSSREKDAIECFMTRTSKGNRIACMFVRCSPNAKYTLLFSHGNAVDLGQMSSFYIGLGSRINCNIFSYDYSGYGASSGKPTEKNLYADIEAAWLALRTRYGIRPENVIIYGQSIGTVPSVDLAARYESAAVILHSPLTSGMRVAFPDTKKTYCFDAFPNIDKISKITSPVLIIHGTEDEVIDFSHGLALFERCQRPVEPLWVEGAGHNDVELYGQYLERLKQFVSQELVQKHKEGK from the exons ATG agcatGAATAATCTTTCATTTAGTGAGCTATGTTGCCTCTTCTGCTGTCCACCTTGTCCAGGGAAAATTGCTTCAAAATTAGCGTTTTTGCCACCTGATCCAACTTACACACTGATGTGTGATGAAAGCGGAAGCCGTTGGACTTTACATCTGTCTGAACGAGCAGACTGGCAGTATTCTTCTAGAGAAAAAGATGCTATTGAGTGTTTCATGACTAGAACCAGTAAAGGCAACAGAATTGCCTGTATGTTTGTACGTTGCTCACCCAATGCAAAATACACTTTACTCTTCTCACATGGAAATGCTGTTGATCTTGGTCAAATGAGCAGCTTTTACATAGGACTAGGATCACGGATTAATTGTAATATATTCTCATATGATTATTCTGGATATGGTGCCAGTTCCGGGAAACCCACAGAGAAGAACCTCTATGCAGACATTGAAGCTGCTTGGCTTGCTCTTAGGACAAG ATATGGCATTCGCCCTGAAAATGTGATTATATATGGCCAAAGTATAGGGACAGTACCATCTGTGGATCTTGCTGCTCGATATGAGAGTGCTGCTGTTATTCTTCATTCTCCTCTGACCTCAGGAATGCGAGTTGCCTTTCCTGATACCAAGAAGACCTACTGTTTTGATGCATTCCCAAA CATTGACAAAATCTCTAAGATAACCTCTCCAGTTTTAATAATTCATGGGACTGAAGATGAAGTCATTGACTTTTCACATGGCCTTGCATTGTTTGAACGTTGCCAAAGACCTGTGGAGCCTCTCTGGGTTGAAGGAGCAGGTCACAATGATGTGGAACTTTATGGACAGTATCTTGAAAGGTTGAAACAGTTTGTGTCACAGGAACTg gtgcagaaacataaagaagggAAGTGA